The Flammeovirga yaeyamensis genome segment ATAACATAATTACTTAATATTTTAATAATAGTATGTTTGCATTATTAATACGAAAATTAAAAAAGATGCGTCTTACAAAAGGAATAACTGGTTTTTCAGAAACCCAAAATGAATATATAGATAATGATATTTGGAAGCAGACCGTACAAAGTTTTTTTTCGGTAAAAGCGGAAGTGAATTTCTCAGATCGATATAATTTCAATTATCATTTTATAGAATACGATCATCAATTGATGTTACTTTTTAAGAATAAGTTTTCGAACCTTTTTGCAGTGGCAGAGGTCATAGATGACTCAGATGAGTACCATAAATTGCCTGAACATAGATTTATTAACCATTCTGACATTTCAGATTTTTTTGAAGGAATAGGGTTCGAATGCTTGGATGAAAAATTTGTCAATTCAAAAATATCTACATCTAACAGTCTTAAAACGAATTTACTAGAAGATCTATCTAAAGAAGAACAGGAGCAAATTCTTAAAAAAGAACCTGAGACAATTGGAAATATAATTTTTAATGATTGGAAAAAATCAAGAAGGAAAGTGTAGTTTAGACAAAATTAAATTGTAAAAACCACATAGAAACTTTATTTTTGCCTGCTAAAATAGAATTGTAAGCAAATACAATATTTATAAAAATATATGTTTGATAATCTTAGTAACCGAATTGACCGTGCAATAAAGAATCTGAAAGGTGAGGGGTCAATTAGTGAAATCAACGTTGCATCTACGGTAAAAGAAATCCGTCGTGCACTACTTGAAGCCGATGTAAACTTTAAGGTAGCCAAAGAAATTACTAATGAAATTCGTGAGCAAGCCTTAGGTCAGAATATTCTTATTGACGTTAAACCAGGTCAATTATTTACTAAAATTGTTAGTGATAAATTAACTGAGTTGATGGGTGGAGAAATGATTCCATTCTCGCCTCAGGGATCTCCAGCAACTGTACTTATCTCTGGTTTACAGGGTTCTGGTAAAACTACATTTACTGGTAAGTTAGGTGCTCGTTTAAAGAAACAAGGTCAACAAGTACTTCTAGTAGCAGCCGACGTTTATCGTCCTGCCGCGATTGATCAGCTAGAAACACTTGGTGAGCAAATTGGTGTTGATGTTTATACCGAAAGAGAAAACAAAAACCCAGTAGAAATTGCTCAAAATGCCATTAAACATGCGAAGACAAACGGTAAATCTATCGTAGTTGTCGATACAGCAGGTCGTTTGGCAGTAGACGAGGAGATGATGAAAGAGATTGAAGCTGTTAAGAATGCAGTCAATCCTTCAGAAACTCTATTTGTTGTAGATTCAATGACTGGTCAGGATGCCGTTAATACAGCAAAAGCATTCAACGATCGTCTTGATTTTGATGGTGTTGTTCTTACAAAGTTAGATGGTGATACACGTGGTGGTGCTGCCCTTTCAATTAGAAGAGTAGTAGAGAAGCCTATTAAGTTCATCTCAACTGGTGAGAAATTAGAAAATACTTTAGATGAGTTCCACCCTGATCGTATGGCCCAAAGAATCTTGGGTATGGGTGACGTTATCTCCCTAGTTGAAAGAGCACAACAAGCTTTCGACGAGGATGAAGCAAAACGTTTGAACAAAAAGCTTCGTAAAAACCAATTCGATTTCAACGACTTATTGTCTCAAATCCAACACATCAAAAAGATGGGTGATTTGAAAGATTTGATCGGAATGGTTCCTGGTTTAAATAAAATGGTGAAAGATCAAGAAATTGATTCTAACGCATTTAAACCTGTTGAAGCAATCATCAA includes the following:
- the ffh gene encoding signal recognition particle protein; this translates as MFDNLSNRIDRAIKNLKGEGSISEINVASTVKEIRRALLEADVNFKVAKEITNEIREQALGQNILIDVKPGQLFTKIVSDKLTELMGGEMIPFSPQGSPATVLISGLQGSGKTTFTGKLGARLKKQGQQVLLVAADVYRPAAIDQLETLGEQIGVDVYTERENKNPVEIAQNAIKHAKTNGKSIVVVDTAGRLAVDEEMMKEIEAVKNAVNPSETLFVVDSMTGQDAVNTAKAFNDRLDFDGVVLTKLDGDTRGGAALSIRRVVEKPIKFISTGEKLENTLDEFHPDRMAQRILGMGDVISLVERAQQAFDEDEAKRLNKKLRKNQFDFNDLLSQIQHIKKMGDLKDLIGMVPGLNKMVKDQEIDSNAFKPVEAIINSMTPYERLNPDVLDQSRKKRLANGSGTSVQQVNNLIKQFEEMRKMMKKVNKMSGIPGMGKKAKGQKKGSLRSRLGGGKKRR